TGGATGACTATGGGGCTACACAGTTTGATTTAAGTGAAAAGATGAAAAATGATTTACTGACAAAGGGACGAGAGAGTGCCATGAAATTTTTAAAGACATGGTAATTTCTTAAAAGACGAATGTTTAAATTAGATTGGAAGAGGAATAATAAGAAGGAGGTAATTCATAAGGAGAGGAATAAAAATGACAAAAACTGCAAAAGAATTAGCGCTTAAAATATTGAACGATAACATGATTGGAACGATGGCAACAATTCAGCAAAATAAACCGCATTCACGTTATATGACTTTCTTTAATGAAGATTTCATCATGTATGCCGCTACAAGTAAAAAAACACATAAAGTAGAAGAAGTTAAACAAAATCCAAACACCCATATTCTTTTAGGCTATGATGGCAAAGGCTTTGGAGATTCCTTTTTAGAAATTGAAGGCATGGTGGAAGTATCAGATAGGGAGGGCTTAAAAGAAAAGGTATGGAATAAAGCATTAAAAGGTTGGTTTACTGGACCAGAAGATCCAAATCTGATTATTTTAAAAATAACCCCAACACAGATTCGACTTATGAACACAAAAGGGGATGAACCACAAGTAGTAGAATTATAATAAGGAGATGTAATCTCGCCAATTAATTGGTGAGATTTTCTTTGTTTCCTTGCATTGTATAGTTGTATTTACTTTTTGTTTAGTGTATTTAACATAAATAAAAAAACTCACTGGCTTCATGCTCCAATGAGGTGTATTGGTATTAATCTTCCCATTTTCATGGACTCACTACTGGCTCCATGACAGTTAATGTATTATTATACGTATTCAAATTCAAAGTAGCACCAATCGGGACAGTTGCTTTGTAAGTTCCGTGTGCGGTTGCAAGGTTAGTCATTAAAGGTTTTCCTAAAGGAACCAAGAACTCGTTTATTATATCATCATATGTTTTTCCGTAAGCGGCTTCGCATTTTGTGCAATCTCCCATAATAATTCCAATACAATCATCAAATTTTTTCGCCAAAAATAGATGTTGTAAATACCTATAAACAGTATTCACTGGTTCATGCGTTTCTTCCAATACGATAATTTTACCCGCTGTATTGATTTCAAAAGATGTACCTAGAGTACCTATGAAAGAAGTTAGATTTCCTCCTACGATCGGGCCAGTAACGTTTCCAGGTACTTTGCTTACAAGCGGTATTTCAGGAGGGTTGTAAATTCCCCAAGGAGCAGTTACTGTTGATGTGGCAGCAAAAAATTGGTTAAAATTATAAGCCGGAGTTCTTGTATTAAAGTCAAGTAGGAGGAGACTTTGGAAAGAGATTAAGTAAGCATATTCGAACAAAACATTCTGTAAAACGGTAATGTCACTGTAACCCGAGACAATTTTAGGATTGCGAGCTATAAGTGAAAAGTCTAGGAAAGGCAATATATCTGATACACCAACACCTCCCCTAGTAGGCAAGATCCACTTAACCTCCTTTTTTGCAAACATCTTCATTAAATCCGATGCCCTCTGTTGAGCAGTCGCTGCTAGAAATCCATTCGATGAATATACATAATCCCCTAATATTACATTAAAGCCCATATTGCGTAGTGTCTGAATTCCTTCATTTATTACGCTTGCTCCCAAAGGACTTCCTAGTGTAACGATTCCAACTGTATCGCCTGCTTTCAATTGCCCCGGTTTCGTTGCCAAATTTTGCATCCCCTTCCTAAGAATATATGCTATTAATTCATTTTACTATTGCAAAGCGAAAGCCATGACGAAATAAAAATCTAAAAATTAAAGTTGTAGAAATTGTTTGATTATTTTCGTTTTTTTAAAAGGATGAATATGGTAATGTTATTTTTAGTAAGGCTTTTTGTGCCGAAATGGGGAAGGGGTGACATTATTTTGATAGAATATCTACTTCAAAATAATTTGCAAATGAGAGGGCTTGTTTCTTAACGAGCTAAGTCCTCTTTATGCAACGGGAGGAAAAAACAAGATGATGGAATTGAGTACGATGAAGGCGGGGTTCTCGTCTTTAGAGGTAGCCGAAAGTCTTCTACAACATTGGAAACATGATGAAGGGACACTTATATTCTGGCGTGCAAGTTCAAACTTTGTTTGTGCATTTGAAAGAAAAGGAATAAGGTTCTTTTTACGATTTAGTTTTGAGGATGAGAACACGTTAGAACAAATTAAGGAAGAGCTTGATTTTATGGAATATTTGAAGAAAAATAATTTTCCTTGCGTTTCACCAATTCTTTCGTTAAACAACAACTTTATTGAAACTGTTAAGACTTCGGACGGGGGATATTTTGGTGTAGTATTCAGTGCAGCCAGCGGTACTCATCTTGATGAAGAGGAAGACTTGCTAGACTCTCAACTAGAGCAATGGGGAAGATCGTTAGCCACCCTCCATAACTTGTCTATGAATTATGAAATTAAAAATAAAAAAAGGAAGAGCTGGCAAGACACATTACTTTTTATAAAAAATGTGCTTAACCATCATCCGCTAGAAGACGAGGCAAAGAAGGAGTACCATACAATTTCCCATTGGCTACACTCACTTCTTGTTTCCAAAAATACGTATGGCTTAATACATTATGATTTTCAATTGGACAATTTGTTTTATGACGCAAAAGATGTAACTTTCGAGATAATCGATTTTGATGATTCGATGTATCATTGGTTTGCACAAGATGTAGTGACTGCATTAACAGACGAATTGGAAAGTGAACAACCAGCATCCAAGAAAAGAATAAACGCTTTTTTAAAAGGCTATCGTACTAAGAAAGAATTGAGTGAAGAAGATATAGATCTGTTTCCTATGTTTTTAAGATTTTCCAAGCTATATCAATTTGCAAGACTACTACGATCAATGGAGAGTAGTACTGGCGAGGATGATCCAGCATGGTTAGGAAATCTTCGTGGAAAGTTAATCAGTAAAGTAGATGAAATAAGAAAATATTTCAGAGAATAGGAAATATAAAATCTGATTAATGCAAAAAAAACGTGCGAGTAAAGGACTCATTTTACTTGTACGACTTTTTTTAATGAGAATGTATATGAAATTGATAAAGAAGCGCTGAGCGGACGAAATTGTATCTTCGTCCGCTTTTAAAAGAGTAGGATAGCATCTAATCTCTCATTATCCAAACCAAATGCATTGTGTCTTTACGCAGTCACTTCTCAATCCACAAAAATTCCGTCGGTGATAGTGTAGTCGATGTTTCGTCCAAAGCACTCTGAAAATAGTAAAGACAAGATTCACTTAAAGGAAGCTAAGGTTTTTTTAAATTGTCTTATGAATGATGGTATTAGAGACAAGAGAAGCATCATATGAAAAGACTTATAAACATATGAATGATATCAAGTGTACATATGGCAACAAAGAAGAAGACATGATAGCGTTTTCAATTGATTGAATATTGAATGTAAACGCTTTACTATTACATTAATAAGAGAATATTTTACATTCAAAACAAGGGGGATTGTAAGATGACGAATGAGCAGAGGGAAAGTACTGGTTTTAAAGTAAAAGTACAGCGATTTGGTAGTTTTTTAAGTGGGATGATTATGCCGAATATCGGCGCATTCATCGCATGGGGTCTTATTACGGCATTATTTATACCAACGGGTTGGATTCCAAGAGAAGACTTTGCGGAATTAGTTGGCCCGATGATTACTTATTTACTACCTATTTTAATCGGATTTACTGGTGGACGTCTTGTTCATGGTTTACGAGGAGGAGTAGTTGGTGCAACCATAACGATGGGGGTCATCGTTGGGGCGACTATACCAATGTTCCTTGGTGCGATGATAGTTGGACCATTAGGTGGTATAGCAATAAAATGGTTCGATAAATTGATTGAAGGTAAAATTAAACCGGGCTTTGAGATGCTAGTGAATAATTTCTCAGCAGGGATTATTGGTGGAGGGCTAACATTAGTCGCCTTCAAGTTGATAGGTCCTGCAGTTAATGCATTAACGGACTGGCTTGCGTCAGGGGTTCAATTTATCTTTGATGCAAATCTATTACCATTTGCAAGTATTTTCATAGAACCAGCAAAAGTGCTGTTCTTAAATAATGCGATTAACCATGGGATTTTAGGTCCATTAGGGATTGAACAAGCTGCTAGTGCAGGAAAATCAATACTATTCTTACTAGAATCAAACCCAGGACCAGGACTTGGAATTTTACTTGCGTACATGTTCTTTGGAAAGGGAATAGCAAAACAAACTTCACCAGGAGCAATTATTATTCACTTCCTAGGTGGAATACATGAAATTTATTTCCCATATATTTTAATGAGACCACTTCTACTAGTAGCTGCAATTGCTGGGGGAGCATCTGGAATATTTACATTGCAATTATTTGGGGCTGGTTTAGTTGCAGCACCATCACCAGGTAGTATCTTTGCCATTCTTGCATTAACTCCAAAGGGTAATTATATAGGTGTAATACTCGGAGTATTAGTTGCAACGGCAGTATCTTTCATTATCTCTGCAGTCATTTTAAAATCTTCAAAAGATACTGGCGAAGAGGATCTAGTGAAGGCGACAGAAAAAACTTCAGCTCTTAAAGGAAAAGAAAGTAGAGCAGCAGAGTTTATACAAGTTGGAAAAATGGTAGAAACTCAACAAGATAGCTCATTATCAAACGTACACCATATCATATTTGCTTGCGATGCGGGTATGGGATCAAGTGCAATGGGAGCTTCGATATTGAAAAATAAAATGAAGCAAGCAGGTCTAGATGTTTCTGTTACGAATACAGCTATTAGTAATCTTCCTGCAGATGCAGAAGTTATTATCACGCATAAAGATCTAACAAGTCGAGCAAAAGAAAAATCACCAAATGCGCACCATATTTCGGTAGAAAACTTTTTAAATAGCCCAAAATATGATGAGCTAATTGATCAGTTAAAAAAATAATGGGAACATACAGAACTCGGCCTATTTCAATGGAAATTTAGGCTGAGTTTTGCCAATGATTTTGGAACGTTATGAATGAGGTGTTTAACATGTATATTTCAGCACGTGAAAAAATGATTATCGAAGCATTGATTGTGGAACAAGGGGAAGTAACGATAAAAGAGCTATCACAAAAAATTGATGTGAGTTCTCGGACAATACATCGTGATCTGAATAAAATAGAGGAGCTTTTAGATTCCTATCAACTGGAATTAATAAAAAAATCAGGGGTTGGAGTTCAAATTATTGGAAAGGAAAAAAGTAAACTCGAATTAATAAAGCAACTTGAAACGTTTACATTTAGAGAATATACGTTAGATGAAAGACAAACAATGATTCTATGCATTTTGTATGAATCATCTGAACCTGTGAAGCTTTTTACGCTTTCCAAAGATTTAGGAGTTTCTATCTCAACCGTAAGTGCAGACTTAATGAAGTTGGAAGAGCAATTAAAGCCTTTCCAGCTTTCTATATTGAAAAAAAGAGGGTATGGAGTAGAGCTTTCCGGAACAGAGGAAGCCAAGCGTAGGGCAATCAGTTATGCTATTGCAAAGACAATAAAGGAAGAAGGGCTACTTTCCCTTATAAAAGAACAGATACATCAACAGTCTGAAAAGCATGATGATCCTATCTCTAAACGATTAATGCATCTTGTTGATCGACAAAAATTATGGAAGATAGAAAACGTGATGAAGGATTTGTACCCGAATCTATCTTTTTCAATGACGGATAACTCTTACGTTGGACTTATTGTACATCTCGCATTAGCAATTGAACGGATTCTGCAAGGTGAAAACATTCAAATAGAGAAAATGTATTTAAAACAAATAGCACTAGAACCGGAGTATCCAATTGCTAAGAAAATTATTGATGGACTAATGAAAAGTTTTCAAGTGGATATACCTGAAGCTGAGGTGGGTTATATCACGATGCATCTTCAGGGGGCAAAGCTTCGTCAACAAGATGGTATATTGAACGAGGCCTCTAACTTGGAGACGTATATGCAAGCTAAAAAATTAGTTCAGATGATGGAAATAGCAACAGGTTATCAGTTAAATCATCATGATTCACTTTTAGAGGGGCTTGTTACCCACTTAAAGCCTGCAATTTATCGAATTCGTCAAAATATGGGGATATTTAATCCTCTATTAAAAAATATTCAAAAAGATTATGAAGAGTTATTTGGGCATGTGAAAATTGCAGTAGAAAATGTTTTTCCTACTTTAGTTATTCCAGATGAAGAGATAGGATACTTAGTGATGCATTTTGGATCTGCTCTACTTGGTTTGTCGGGAAAAGGGGATTTGAAAGCATATGTTATTTGTTCTAGTGGTATCGGAACCTCTAAATTACTTGCATCCAGGTTGCAACAAGAAATACCTGAAATAGCGGAGGTTGTAAATGTTTCTGTTTTTGAATTAAATGAACTTCCGTTATCGGAAAGAGACTTGGTAATTTCTACGATTTTTTTACAAGCGTTTCATCGAGAATATATAATGGTGAGCCCATTTATGACAAAAGATGAAATTACTCAAGTACAACTTTACGCAAGAAGACAAATGTTATTGAAAAAGGGAGTTCCTGCTGTTAAAAAAAGCTATTCCACTGTAGAGGTACTAAAACAAAAAATGGAGAAGATTCATCTTTATACAGGAACGATAGCGGATGTTTTAAACAACTTTCATATCACTTCGCAAAAAGGGAAAGTCTCTGCTAAGGATTGTATGCTAGAAGCATGTAAATTGTTAGAAAAAAAACAGATCATACAAAAATCTAGTACAGTTGCTGAAGCATTGTTTACTAGAGAAGAACTCGGTGGTATTGGTATACCAGGAACGAAGCTTGCTTTATTTCACACACGTATCGAACAAGTTTGTATGCCGTCTTTTACGATTCATAAGCTGGAACAACCGGTATTCGTAAAAGGGATGGATGGAATTGAGATGGAAGTGCACACACTATTGTTACTACTCTCACCTCAACCTTATCATGAACCAGGTTTGGAAGTACTAAGCTTAATTAGTACAATTATTATTGAAAATGAACAAAGTATTAAACTATTTGAAACCGAAGATCCAGAGGAAGTACAAGCTTATTTAGCTCTAAAATTCGAGCACTTTATCGATGAAAACTTAAAATAATGGAGGCGTTATAATTATGGTATTGCCAATTTTATCAGTAGAAAACATCATGCTAAATCAAGAACTTACAACAAAAGGAGAGGCAATCCAATTAGCGGGAAAATTTTTGGTTGATAGAGGATATGTTCAACCGGAATATGTAGAGAAAATGCTAGTACGTGAAGAAATGACCTCAACATATATGGGGAATTTTGTCGCTATTCCACATGGTACCGATGATGCGAAAAAAGAAGTAAAAGAATCAGGAATTGTAATTATTCAAATTCCTGACGGTGTAGACTTCGGTGAAGGGAATATTGTTAAATTAGTTTTTGGTATTGCTGGTAAGGGTGATGATCATTTGGGGATTCTTTCAAATATAGCTATTGCCGTTTCGGAAATACAAAATGTCGAAAAGATTATTCAGGCTACTTCACAAGAAGAAGTTCTTTCATTTTTTGAAGGAGTGAACTAAGATGAATGCCGTTCATTTTGGTGCTGGGAATATCGGAAGAGGTTTTATTGGATGTTTGTTGTATGAATCAGGATATAACACATGTTTTGTAGATGTGAATGGAGAGATTGTTGACTTACTCAATGAAAAGAAAGAATATACCGTTCAACTTGCGAATGCAACCAATGAGGTAATGCTGGTAAAAAATGTGCATGCAATTAACAGCCTAAGGGATCCGGACCTAGTCGTAGACGCAGTTGCCAACGCCAATCTGGTTACCGCAGCAGTAGGCCCAAACATTCTTCCACTAATTGCAGGTTTACTAGCGAACGGACTAAAAAAGAGACTTATGTTATCTAAGGAGCCATTAACCATTATTGCGTGTGAAAATATGATTGGTGGGAGTGTCTTTTTAAAAGAAAAAATATATGAACAGCTCAATGAACAGGAAAAATCGTTATTTGATGTGCATTTTAGTTTTCCTAATGCCGCAGTAGATCGGATTGTTCCAAACCAAACAAACGATGACAAATTAGCGGTTACAGTAGAACCTTTTTATGAATGGATCGTAGATGAGTCGGAAATTAGTGGCGAAAATCCCCCTATAAATGGAGTAACATTCGTAAAAGAACTACAGCCATTTATTGAAAGAAAGTTATTTACTGTAAATACAGGACATGCAGTTGTTGCATATTTTGGATACTTGGCAGGTTATAGAAGTATGCATGAGGCACTTGCGGATGGACAAATTAAAGAAATGACTGAAAGTGTATTACGAGAAACAAGTAAGTACCTTACTACAAAGTATTCGTTTGATGAGCAAGCACATTATAAATATGTGCAAAAAATTATTGCTCGCTTTGCAAATCCATTTATAACGGATGATACGACCAGAGTAGGACGATCCCCGATGCGTAAGCTTAAAAGTAATGATCGTCTTGTTAGACCGGCAACACAATATGCAGAGATGTTTGAAGAAACACCAATTTATTTAGCAAAGGGTATTGCATCTGCCTTACATTACGATTATCTGGAGGATCCAGAAGCACAAGAAATTCAAGAGGCGATTCAACAAAATGGAATAGCGTTTGCAATAGAGACATTTACGGGTATAAAGGCTGATACGGTTCTATTTAAAACAGTTTACGAACAATATAAGGAAATGGCGAAGAAATAAAAAGTTTAGAATAGAAAAGCCATCATGAATTAGATAATAAAGGAGACGATTATTTTGAAAACAAATACGTATAAGGTTATAGCAGAATCTGGCATTCATGCAAGACCAGCAACAGGACTCGTGAAAGTAGCAACTAAATTTGCTTGCGATATATTTATCGAATATAAAGAGAAAAAAGTAAACTTAAAATCGATTCTTGGTGTCATGTCTCTTGGTATTCCTAAAGGTGGATCCATTTCCATATTTGCTGAAGGAAAAGACGAAGAAGATGCACTTGAGGGTATCGAAAGCTTTCTTAAGAGCGAAGGAATTGTCGCATCATGAATGAACGAATAATAGGAATCGCTGCATCCGGTGGTGTAGCGATTGGTAAGGCATTTTTGCTAGTTGAACCTAATTTGACTGTCATAAAAAAAACAATTTCTAATACCCAAGATGAAATTTCAAGATTTCATCTTGCATTATCGGAAGCTGAACAAGAATTGCAAGCAATTCGTAACCATGCTGCAAATGTTCTAGGAGAAGAAAATGCAGCAATCTTTGATGCTCACTTGCTTGTATTAAGTGATCCAGAAATGCTAAGTTCTGTTGAAAACAAAATAAAAGCAGAAGAATTTAATGCAGAAGCTGCATTGCAAGAAACAGCAGATACTTTAATCGAGATGTTCCAACAGTTAGATAATGAATATATGCGAGAACGTGCAGCTGATATAAGTGATGTAACAAAACGAGTAATAGCGAAACTTCTAGGAGTAAATATTCCTAACATTGCAATGATCAATGAAGAAGTCATCATTATTTCCGAGGACCTAGCGCCGTCAGAAACTGCACAATTGAATAGGAAGTTTGTTAAAGGTTTTACTACCGACATGGGTGGTCGTACTTCTCATTCTGCAATTATGGCTCGTACGTTAGAGATTCCTGCAGTTGTAGGAACTTCAAAAGTAACGTCAACTATAAAAAATGGGGATCTTATTATTGTTGATGGAGACAATGGGGAGGTTTTAATTAATCCTTCTAAAGAAGAAATTTTACTTTATGAGGAAAAGCGTAGCCAGCTAGAAGCTCATAAGAAAGAATTGTCGCTTCTGAAAAATGAACAAACGATTACTTTAGATGGTAAACAGTTTGAAGTGGCTGCAAATATTGGTACGCCAAACGATGTCGAAAGTGTCCTGGAACACGGTGGAGAAGGAGTAGGTCTTTACAGAACTGAATTTCTTTATATGGAAAGAGATGCATTGCCGACGGAAGAGGAACAATACCAAGCTTATAAAGAAGTATTAGAAAAAATGGGTAGAAAACCTGTTGTTGTAAGAACTTTAGACATCGGTGGGGATAAACAACTTCCTTATTTAAATCTTCCAAAAGAGATGAATCCGTTTTTAGGTTATCGTGCAATTCGGCTCTGCTTGGCTGAGCAAGAGTTATTTAGAATTCAATTGCGCGCATTATTACGAGCGAGTAATTTTGGGAACCTGAAAATCATGTTCCCGATGATTGCAACGTTGGAAGAATTTCTTGAAGCAAAGCATCTCTTGCTAGAGGAAAAGCAGTCTCTGCAAAAACAAGGGTTTGCAGTGGCAGAGAATATAGAAATTGGAATTATGGTAGAAATTCCTTCTACCGCAATATTAGCAGATCAATTTGCACGAGAAGTTGACTTCTTTAGTATAGGAACGAACGATCTAATACAATATACAATGGCAGCTGACAGAATGAATGAACGAGTATCTTATTTATACCAACCTTATAATCCAGCCATTTTACGATTAGTTAAAATGGTCATCGATGCGGCGCATGCTCAAGGGAAATGGGTAGGTATGTGCGGTGAAATGGCAGGCGATCCGATTGCCATTCCATTACTGCTTGGGCTTGAATTAGACGAATTTTCTATGAGTGTTCCATCAATGTTAAAAGCTAGAAACCAAATTAATCAGTTGAAGCAGAGCGAAATGAAGAAGCTTGTTGATAAAGCATTAGGTATGCAGACATCCGAACAAGTAAGATTGTACGTTAAAGAAGCGTTAAACATAGAGTAAGCTTTAAATGATTAAATAAATACCACTGACTTAAATATCAGTAATTACTATGTCAGTCACAATTGAGTTTGACAAAGAATCGCTGAATTATTGGTGGTACTAGAGAAAAATAAATAAGTAGTATCCCTTAATAAAATAGCGCTGAGCGGACGAAGTTGTATCTTCGTCCGCTTTTAAAAGAGTAGAATAGGATTTATTCTCTCGTTAATCAAACCCTATGCACCCTGTCTTTACATATTCCAAGAGGGCGAAGGACAAACAACCGCCACAAGATTACCGAAAAAAGTGGATTGAGAAGTGACGCAGTCACTTCTCAATCCACAGAAATTCCCATGGTAATAGTGTAGCCAAAATTCTTTTTGCGACGAGTAACCGCAGGAGCAGATGTTTCGTCAAAAGCACTCTAAAAATAGAGAAGAAAAAATGCACTTAAAGGAAGCTTGCGTTTTTCTAATTTATTTTCTTTTTTTCTTCGTTGCATTTCCTCCAAGTTCAGCAAACTCGCGTGAAAATTCTTCTTGAACTTCATTTGGTTTTATTTTTTGGTTTTTGGGTGTTTGAGGAAGTGTATCTTTGTTTTTACTTTTGCCTTGCTTATTATCTCTACCCATAATAATTCTCCTTTCGCATTTTACGTACCTTTTTAATATGGCTCAGAAACCATATTTTAATCATAAAAAAGCACCAAGAATAGTTTCCTCAGTGCAGCGGCGTTTGTTAAATCTATCAAATCATAACAAAAGATTTCTCTGTTTCTTCAATTATCTCTTTTTTATCTAAAGTTGTAGGTAAGGAAATAAAGGTAAATTTAAATGTCGTACCCACTCCCACTTCACTTTCCACGTGAATAGTTCCATTCATGGCGCGTACGATGCTATACACAACCATCATACCGAGGCCAGTCCCTCTTGTTCCCTTAGTCGAGTAATATGGCTCTCCTAAATGTTCCAATTGTTCAGATGTCATTCCTGCTCCAGTATCTGAGAAAAGAATGCTCACATTTGTTGGATTAGATTCCAATTCAACCGTTAATACTCCGCCGCTAGGCATTGCTTCTATTGCATTTTTCATGATATTCACTAAGCATTGATGGAACTTTTGTCGATCACCTTTAATAATAATATCATTCAAAAAGATCGTAACTATTTGTACAGAATTCCGATTGGCTGTTGGTTGCAACAACTGAATAGCTTGCTGTAGCTCTTCATGAACGAAAAGGGTTTCAGATAATCGGATTTCTGGTTGAGAAAAAGTTAAATAATCTTGAATCACTCTTTCAGCAGATTTTAGCTCTTTTTTTATAATCGAAAGGTATTGAACACGATTTTCTTTTGAGATATTCTCCATTTGCAAAAGCTGAACAAATCCGATAGCAGCTGTTAAAGGGTTGCGGATCTCATGAGAAATAGCAGCACCCATTTGTTCAACGGCTTCCAATCTTTTGGTGTGTAAGAGTTGATGACGTAACTGAATCGATTTGTATATTTCTTCAATAAAGTATGCAATCATACCAACCGCTAATGGCTGGATAAATAGAAAAGCGAAATACAAATCATACAAATGGTATGGTAGATGTATAAGTTCCAAAATCGTTTGGGCTAAACTGAATAGAAAAGTGAGCACTACTGAAAATAGGATGCGGTAATTTGATGATTGCTTCAAAAAAAGTGGAGAAAATTTCCATAATGACAATGAGATTACCCCGTAAAGTATTGCAG
The nucleotide sequence above comes from Psychrobacillus glaciei. Encoded proteins:
- a CDS encoding pyridoxamine 5'-phosphate oxidase family protein, giving the protein MTKTAKELALKILNDNMIGTMATIQQNKPHSRYMTFFNEDFIMYAATSKKTHKVEEVKQNPNTHILLGYDGKGFGDSFLEIEGMVEVSDREGLKEKVWNKALKGWFTGPEDPNLIILKITPTQIRLMNTKGDEPQVVEL
- a CDS encoding S66 peptidase family protein; this encodes MATKPGQLKAGDTVGIVTLGSPLGASVINEGIQTLRNMGFNVILGDYVYSSNGFLAATAQQRASDLMKMFAKKEVKWILPTRGGVGVSDILPFLDFSLIARNPKIVSGYSDITVLQNVLFEYAYLISFQSLLLLDFNTRTPAYNFNQFFAATSTVTAPWGIYNPPEIPLVSKVPGNVTGPIVGGNLTSFIGTLGTSFEINTAGKIIVLEETHEPVNTVYRYLQHLFLAKKFDDCIGIIMGDCTKCEAAYGKTYDDIINEFLVPLGKPLMTNLATAHGTYKATVPIGATLNLNTYNNTLTVMEPVVSP
- a CDS encoding phosphotransferase enzyme family protein; protein product: MMELSTMKAGFSSLEVAESLLQHWKHDEGTLIFWRASSNFVCAFERKGIRFFLRFSFEDENTLEQIKEELDFMEYLKKNNFPCVSPILSLNNNFIETVKTSDGGYFGVVFSAASGTHLDEEEDLLDSQLEQWGRSLATLHNLSMNYEIKNKKRKSWQDTLLFIKNVLNHHPLEDEAKKEYHTISHWLHSLLVSKNTYGLIHYDFQLDNLFYDAKDVTFEIIDFDDSMYHWFAQDVVTALTDELESEQPASKKRINAFLKGYRTKKELSEEDIDLFPMFLRFSKLYQFARLLRSMESSTGEDDPAWLGNLRGKLISKVDEIRKYFRE
- a CDS encoding PTS mannitol transporter subunit IICB codes for the protein MTNEQRESTGFKVKVQRFGSFLSGMIMPNIGAFIAWGLITALFIPTGWIPREDFAELVGPMITYLLPILIGFTGGRLVHGLRGGVVGATITMGVIVGATIPMFLGAMIVGPLGGIAIKWFDKLIEGKIKPGFEMLVNNFSAGIIGGGLTLVAFKLIGPAVNALTDWLASGVQFIFDANLLPFASIFIEPAKVLFLNNAINHGILGPLGIEQAASAGKSILFLLESNPGPGLGILLAYMFFGKGIAKQTSPGAIIIHFLGGIHEIYFPYILMRPLLLVAAIAGGASGIFTLQLFGAGLVAAPSPGSIFAILALTPKGNYIGVILGVLVATAVSFIISAVILKSSKDTGEEDLVKATEKTSALKGKESRAAEFIQVGKMVETQQDSSLSNVHHIIFACDAGMGSSAMGASILKNKMKQAGLDVSVTNTAISNLPADAEVIITHKDLTSRAKEKSPNAHHISVENFLNSPKYDELIDQLKK
- a CDS encoding BglG family transcription antiterminator, which gives rise to MNEVFNMYISAREKMIIEALIVEQGEVTIKELSQKIDVSSRTIHRDLNKIEELLDSYQLELIKKSGVGVQIIGKEKSKLELIKQLETFTFREYTLDERQTMILCILYESSEPVKLFTLSKDLGVSISTVSADLMKLEEQLKPFQLSILKKRGYGVELSGTEEAKRRAISYAIAKTIKEEGLLSLIKEQIHQQSEKHDDPISKRLMHLVDRQKLWKIENVMKDLYPNLSFSMTDNSYVGLIVHLALAIERILQGENIQIEKMYLKQIALEPEYPIAKKIIDGLMKSFQVDIPEAEVGYITMHLQGAKLRQQDGILNEASNLETYMQAKKLVQMMEIATGYQLNHHDSLLEGLVTHLKPAIYRIRQNMGIFNPLLKNIQKDYEELFGHVKIAVENVFPTLVIPDEEIGYLVMHFGSALLGLSGKGDLKAYVICSSGIGTSKLLASRLQQEIPEIAEVVNVSVFELNELPLSERDLVISTIFLQAFHREYIMVSPFMTKDEITQVQLYARRQMLLKKGVPAVKKSYSTVEVLKQKMEKIHLYTGTIADVLNNFHITSQKGKVSAKDCMLEACKLLEKKQIIQKSSTVAEALFTREELGGIGIPGTKLALFHTRIEQVCMPSFTIHKLEQPVFVKGMDGIEMEVHTLLLLLSPQPYHEPGLEVLSLISTIIIENEQSIKLFETEDPEEVQAYLALKFEHFIDENLK
- a CDS encoding PTS sugar transporter subunit IIA — translated: MVLPILSVENIMLNQELTTKGEAIQLAGKFLVDRGYVQPEYVEKMLVREEMTSTYMGNFVAIPHGTDDAKKEVKESGIVIIQIPDGVDFGEGNIVKLVFGIAGKGDDHLGILSNIAIAVSEIQNVEKIIQATSQEEVLSFFEGVN
- a CDS encoding mannitol-1-phosphate 5-dehydrogenase produces the protein MNAVHFGAGNIGRGFIGCLLYESGYNTCFVDVNGEIVDLLNEKKEYTVQLANATNEVMLVKNVHAINSLRDPDLVVDAVANANLVTAAVGPNILPLIAGLLANGLKKRLMLSKEPLTIIACENMIGGSVFLKEKIYEQLNEQEKSLFDVHFSFPNAAVDRIVPNQTNDDKLAVTVEPFYEWIVDESEISGENPPINGVTFVKELQPFIERKLFTVNTGHAVVAYFGYLAGYRSMHEALADGQIKEMTESVLRETSKYLTTKYSFDEQAHYKYVQKIIARFANPFITDDTTRVGRSPMRKLKSNDRLVRPATQYAEMFEETPIYLAKGIASALHYDYLEDPEAQEIQEAIQQNGIAFAIETFTGIKADTVLFKTVYEQYKEMAKK
- a CDS encoding phosphocarrier protein HPr, with amino-acid sequence MKTNTYKVIAESGIHARPATGLVKVATKFACDIFIEYKEKKVNLKSILGVMSLGIPKGGSISIFAEGKDEEDALEGIESFLKSEGIVAS